Below is a genomic region from Gillisia sp. Hel_I_86.
CTTTCAGCTTTATCGGTTTTGTCAAACTATCAGCTTAGAGGGTATGCTTTGATCCCTTAATATTCGATTTAGTGAGATAAGCATAATAACTATAAAGAGGAGCAAATAGCTCCTCTTTATAGTTATATAATATTAAAATTTTAACGTAGTTACTCTACTTTGTTAATCTGTAAATCGTTAAATAAATCACTCTATCCCCGCTAATTAAACCAACCTGTAGCTTCCTGTTTTGTTTGGTGTAAAATCTGGGTATTTATTTAAATAGTCCTTCATCGCCTCCACAGCATTTTTATCGTGGTTCTTTCTGTTTTTACCATATTTACTGGCTACACCTTGCGTTGTAACAAAACCCACTTTGTAAATTTTATTAAAATCAATGTGTGACCCTTTATAGTATATTTCCTGAATGCGATGACCTTTAGGATTTTCAATTCGCATATTCACTTGCAATCCTAAACATCGTTTTACATAGCCTCCCATTTGTCCTAATGGATTACAGCAAAAGGTACGCTCCAAATTTTCCTCTAACAATTCCTTAATTTCCGTCCCCGTAAGCTCTACGGTTGAAACGGGTGGATTCATTGGGGCAATGTTATATAAATTATTCTCGGTAATATTTCCTTTTGGAATTGGAGCGCCGTAACGCCATCCATTCGAAAAGGCAATATCCGTATTTGTACTGTGGATAATTGCCCTAAGCAGTAATTCGTCCAATGTTGAATTTATAGTATTGTAACGATGTAAAATTTCGGTCGTACTACCTATGGCAACAGTGCTCATTTCCTGATATGGGTTTAAAATATCTTGAACCATAGAATCTACTTCAGTACTTTTTGGTAAGGAAGCATCAACTTTAACAAGTTCGTAATTATAAGCTTCAATCTTTTTATCTTCCACATCAATGATAAATCTGCCCAAAAACGAACCGTGGCAACCGCATTGTATTATACGTGTACCATTTACCTCAATGGCTTTATAAATTCTGTTATGGGTATGAGCGCTCAGGCAAATATCAATACCTTCCACTTTTTTCAGGAGTTCAACATCCTGGGGAAATCCATTATGGGAAAGTAAGATTATCATATCCGACCCATTGGCTTTTAGCTCTTTTATATGTCCTGGAATTTCATCCAAACCAGAAGTGAACTTTAAGCCCTTACTCATTTTCTCGGGCATCACTTTGTCCACAATCATTGCACTAATACCAATCACCCCAATTTTAAGTCCTGCTTTTTCGAAAATTGCAGTGGGTAGCAAAAAGTTTGACCCATCTTCTGAAAACACATTACAGCCCAACACTGGAAAATCCAACAAACTGTCGATTTCTTTTAATCGATCGGGACCATATGCAAAATCCCAATGACCTACAAGCGCATCAAGTTTTAAAGCATTTAAAATGGGCACCACGGCCTTGCCGCTAGAATCCACCATTGGTTTGGTTCCATGTAGGGTATCTCCCCCATCAAAAAATAAAGTATTAGGATTTTCTTTACGAAGTTCCTCCATGAAGCCGGCGATATGTGCATAACCACCAGCACTCTCCACCACTTCCCCAGTTTCATTATAAAATAGTTCGGGATGTGGAGCAATGTAACCGTGCACATCGTTTATAAAACAAATATTTAATTTCATAGGTTATGTTTTAGAATAATGTGGAAATTTATTATTTATACATCGATCAAATTTACGACAAATGGATTTACGCAATATTTTAAACGATCTGGATCGAGCCGAGAAGATCGAGCTGGCGCAGCTTCTCCATCGGGGGCTCAACGTCCCCGACCTAGGGCTTGTGGGCAGGGACATCGGCAACGACCGCCCGGTGTATTGCCCTCACTGCGAAGACTCGGACATATACGGTCACGGGCACTACAAGGGGCGCAGGCGCTACAAGTGCAGGTCTTGCCACAAGACCTTCAACGACTTTACCGGTACTGCCGTTGACGGCATAAAGAAGCTGGAAAAGTTCCAAGAATACCTGTTGTTGGTGGTGGAGAGCGACGACAAGCAGTTAGACATCAACGACAAGGGGCGGCGGAACCTTGGAAGGGATCCTACAAGAGGCCCAGCGACAGGGAAGCCAAAAGGGGCGTGAGCAACGACAAGGTCTCGGTGGTGGTCGCCTCGGGCAGGAACGGCGGGAGGACCATGCTTGTGGCAAAGATCGGCAGGATAGATGCGGAAAGCGTCCAGAACACGATAGGTGGGCTCATCGCACCGGGCAACGTACTGTGTTCCGATTCCCATCCCTCGATAATCAAATGGGCAAGGGACAACGAACTCGAGCACCATACCTTTGTGGCGTCGCGCCAACATGTAAAGGACAGGTGCTATCACGTACAGCACGTCAATTCCCGAGACAACCGCTATGAGAGATGGGTCAAGAAGTTTTATGGGGTTTCGACCAAGTACCTTCGGGGCTACTTGAACTGGTTTGTCTTTCTGGAAAAGATAAAGAAATCCGCCCTACAGGGCTTGGAACTTGCAAGGTGCGTCGCCAAGAACATCGGTGCAATAAAAATCTATAGCTCTATCGAAAGGAAGTATGAGAAATTGATAGTTCCACAACTTTCTAAAAGATAACCATTTTTGTTTGACTTGCTTAGTTGTGAGTTCTATCTTAGAATCGAAATATATATCATTGGCCTCAGTTAGCTTTTTCATCAGATAATTATTCAGTTTTTTAGAATTAGGATGAGTACGTTTAACTTTGCCTGCATCTTTATCCCAATCCTTTTCCAATACATATTGTCCGATAAATCTATAGCAAGTTTTGTAGTTTTCGCTAATTCTCAAAGAGAGGGTCAGTGCCATCTTTTCGTACTTTATTTTTCCTTCGAACAATTTTGATACTTGCCATAGTATTATCTTTATATGTAGACTATAAAGATAATACAATATTAAAAAAAAGGGGTACAGAATAATTTGATTTTGGATGGATTTATTTAATATTAAATGAAATTAAAAACCTTGTGAACAGTTGATTTTAAAGGGAATTGGGTTAATCCATATACTCACATATTTAAGCTCATAACCCGAAGGTCACTGGTTCGAGTCCAGTTCCCGCTACTAGGAAAACCCTTTCAGGAAACTGAGAGGGTTTTTCGTTTAAGGGGTCATGGCTTCCCAGATGCTTAGGGCAGTTTTAGCATCTTGAAGGATAGGGCGTCCTCTAAATAAGTAGCTTTTCCTGTTTCTATTAGGAGATAATTTGACCATTTTTCATGATTTAAGATAACTTGCAAGATAGATTTCTACCGATGTAAATAGGGATCCTCTTGAACTCTTCTACCTATGCTTAAAGACTTGAAGAAACCAATCCCTCCTAGTTTTGGAAAAGGGGAGGGGCGGCTTGTTTAATAGCTCTAAACTCCTGAGCTAGTTACTACAAAGTGTTAGGTTCACTTCAAGCTTATGGCCTCTTTTAAATAGAGTGCTTTAATGATTCTACTTTATTATTTCCATCCGCCACCAAGGGCCTCATATAAATCTACGATAGACACTAATTGTTGTAGTTTGCTATCTACAATATTAAGTTCGGCATTTAAAGCACTTTCTCTCGCAGTCAACAAATCTAAATAGTTTGCGTAACCGTTTTTAAGCAACTCTTCAGAGTTCGCTTCGGCAATACGTAAAGCTTCAACTTCATTTTTTCTAAACTCAAATTTTTTAGTTTCAGATTCATATGAAAATAATGCATTAGACACCTCGCTTCCAGCAATTAGTAATATCTTTTTAAATTGAAGTAAAGCCTCTTCTTGTTTTGCTATAGCAACCTCCTTTTGTGTTCTAAGTGCACGTTTATTTAATAATGGTTGTGTTAAACCTCCTGCAATGGTAGCAAATAACGAGTTTGCATTTAATAATTTATCAAGTTCTAAACTTTGGAATCCACCAGCAGCTGTTAATTTTAACGATGGATACAAATTGCTTTTAGCCACATTGGTTAGCTCAAAAGATTGAATCAAATTATACTCTGATGCCATTACATCTGGCCTATTGCCAAGTAAAATTGCAGGTACACCAAGTATGATGTCTTGTTCAACCTTTTGAATATCTAAACTACTTCTTTCAAAATATTGTGGCACTTTTCCTAATAGAATACTTAGCGTGTTTTCTGTTTCAAAAATGGCAGTTTCAATATCTACTTGTAAAGCTTTTGCATTATTGAATTGTGCAATATTTTGCTCTACCGCAACTTGGGTAACCTGGCCAGCATCTTTTAATGCTTTTATAGTCTCTACACTACTTTCCCTAGTTACAATGGTTTCCTTAGTCACTTCTAATTGTGCATCTAAAGCCAATAAATTGTAATATGTATTTGCAATGCTTGAAATTAATTGCGTTTTTACTGCTTGATGTGCTGCGGCACTTTGTAAGTAAGCAGCTTGAGTAGCTCTTTTATTACTACGTATTTTTCCCCAGATATCTGCTTCCCAAGACAAACTCCCGGAAAGCTCATATTCGTCTATAGAGGTAGATCTAAGAAATGCGCCAAATTGACTGTTTTTTGACCATATTTGATGGGTAATTGAAGTATTGGCATTTATACTGGGCAAATACCCTGCTTTTCCTTGTTTTGCATAAGCTTCTGCAGCTATCATTTGCTGAATTGCAATACGAACATCCATATTATTTTGCAGACCTTCTTCAATATAGTGTTGAAGGTATTGATCTTTAAATAATGTTTTCCAAGATATTTCTGCAATAGAAACACTGTCTGTGGGCAAATTATCGGTTCTGTAAAGTGCTTCTGTTTGAATTTCTAATTCTGGTCTAATATAATCTTGTGCTACAAAACAACTCTGTAATGTCAATACCACCACTAGCACAAGGCCACCTTTACTTAAATTTCTACGTTTTACATATAATTTCATTGTTCTTAATCTTCAATTGTTTGTACTGTTGGTTTACTTGAAACTTTTTCCTGTAACCACTGAAATAATATAAACAGAACAGGAATTACAAAGACTCCTAATAGGGTCCCAATGAGCATTCCGCCTACGGCACCTGTACCAATAGAGTTGTTTCCTTCCGAGCCCACACCCTTTGCTAACACCAAGGGCATTAAACCTAAAATAAAGGCAAATGAGGTCATTAAAATAGGACGTAATCGTGATTTTGCTCCGTGAATTGCTGCATCAACAATGCTTTCTCCATTTTTCCGCCTTTGTAATGCAAACTCCACTATAAGGATGGCATTTTTAGCGAGCAACCCAATAAGCATGATTAAGGCAATTTGGAAATATATGTTGTTTTCCAAGCCTAAAAATTTAGTGCTTATGTAGGCTCCAAAAACTCCAAACGGAAGCGAAAAGATTACTGCAAACGGCAATAAATAACTTTCATATTGCGCACTAAGCAGGAAATACACAAATAAAATACTCAATATAAAAATGAAGGTGGTTTGGTTTCCTGCATTTACTTCTTCCCGTGTTAAACCAGAATAAGCTACTGTATAATTACTTGGTAATTTTGCTACTTCCTCTTCAATAACCCTAATTGCATCACCTGTACTAAACCCATCATTGGTCGCGCCGGAGATCATGGTGGAGTTAAATAGGTTGAAACGTGTTACCGATTGTGGACCGTATACTCGTTCTAATTTCACGAACTGGGTAATGGGCGTCATTTCCCCAGAATCTGTTCTTACATACATGCTATTTAAATCTTCCACATCTGCTCTGTCATTAGGTAATGCTTGAATATACACTCTAAACTGTTTTCCAAATCGAGAAAAATCTGAAGCATAAATACCCCCAATATATCCCTGTAGGGTAGAAAATATGCTGTTAATAGGAACTCCTTTTTCTTTCGCTAAAGGCACATTGACTTCCATTTCATATTGGGGATAGTTGGTGTTGAAAGAAGACTGGGCGTATTTAATTTCGGGATGTTGCATTAATGCCATTGTAAATTCCTTATTCGCTTTATCCAAGTCGGTGAATTCGCCTCCAAATTTGTCTAATAAATTTATTTCGAAACCAGAGGAGTTACCAAAACCACGAATACTAGGAGGGGAAAAGAATATGATATTTGCATTAGCCATGGTTGACACAGCACCAAATAATTTTCCGGTAATAGCTTGTGCAGACAAGGATGGATCTTCACGTTCGTCCCAATTTTCAAGTTTTATAATTCCAAAACTATAATTACTACCTGCACCACTAATTAAACTTCTACCTTTAATGAAATTTACAGCTTCAATACCGTTAATGCCATTTATTTTACCGTATAATTCTCTAGAAACAGCATCTGTCCTATCTAAGGAAGCACCTGCTGGCAGTTCTATATTTGCAAAAATAATCCCTCGATCTTCATTAGGAACAAATCCTGTAGGTGTAGTGTTTGATGCCCAGAAAATTCCAACTACAGCTAAAATTAACAACAAAACAGGCACCCATTTTCTTTTGTATAAAAACTGAAGTGATTTTCCATATTTGTCTACTGTAGCATTAAAGCCGCGATTAAAAAGAGTGTAAAAACGCTTTAGTGGGCTTTTACCTTTTACCTCTTCATCTTCCTTATGAGGTTTTAATAATAAGGCACATAATGCAGGACTTAAGGTTAACGCGTTTACTGCCGAAATGAGAATGGCAATTATTAAGGTCACACCAAACTGTTCGTAAAAAACGCCCGTAGGTCCCGTCACGAATGTTACTGGAATAAACACTGCTGCCATTACCAAGGTAATAGATATAATGGCTCCAGAAATTTCATTCATGGCTGTAAGCGTTGCTGTTTTAGCATTTTTTTCGCCTTCATCCAGTTTAGCATGAACTGCCTCTACCACCACAATGGCATCATCTACGACAATACCAATTGCGAGCACTAGCGCAAATAGTGTTAACAGGTTAATAGAATACCCAAAAACATTTAAGAAAAAGAAGGTGCCAATAATGGAAACCGGAACCGCAATAGCTGGAATTAATGTAGAACGGAAATCTTGCAGGAAAATAAACACTACCAAAAACACTAATAAAAAGGCTTCTAATAAAGTGGTAATTACTTTTTCTATAGAGGCGTTTAAGAACAAACTGGTATCATACGGCACAAAAATACTAAGCCCCTCTGGCAAATCTCTTTCCACCGATTCTAGGGTAGTTTTAATGTTTTCGATTATTTCCTGAGCATTGGAACCTTTGGTTTGAAAAATCCCCATAAATACTGCAGGTTTACCCATACTCATTGCATTAGAGGAATAGGATTGGGCATCTAATTCTATGGTTGCCACATCATTTAGGCGAAGAAATTCACCATTTCCTAATGCTTTAATAACAATATCTCCATATTGTTTTTCTTCTTTAAAGCGTCCACTATAAGTCAATGTATAAGAAAATGCTTCTCCATTATTTTGTCCTAAGGATCCTGCTGCTGCTTCTAAATTTTGTTCTTTTAATGCTGCTGAAATATCTGAAGGGATTAAATTATAAGCTGCTAATTTTTCCGGTTTCAGCCAAATACGCATTGCATAATCTTGTTGTGAAAATACACTAACATCTCCAACTCCACTAATACGTTGCATCGCCGGAATAACATTTATTTTTAAGTAATTCTGAATAAATGTAGCATCATAATCTTCATTATCAGTATACATCGATATGAACATTAAAGCACTCGTTTCTTGCTTTTGTGTAGTTACCCCAGTTTGGATCACCTCCTGTGGCAATAATGGATTTGCCCTAGCTACACGATTTTGAACGTTTACTGCAGCAATATCTGCATCCATTTCCTGATTAAAATACACTGTAATTTCTGCGGTTCCATTGTTCGAGGCCGTAGAAGTAATGTAGGTCATTCCTTCTGCCCCGTTAATTTGCTCTTCAATAGGAATTATAACACTTTCCAGCACAGTTTCTGCATTCGCTCCAGGATACGATGCTGTTACCTTAATTGTTGGCGGTGCAATATCTGGATATTCTTCTATGGGAAGGCTTGATATACTTATAACACCAAGTACAACTATGATAATAGAGATTACCGTTGAAAGAACTGGTCTTTCAATAAATGTTTTTAACATAACGACTATGTTTGTGGGTTATCTAGTTTTTGAACAAAGTTGCTACAGGTTTAATAGCGTCTTCAAAAGAGGTCTCTTGTGGTGAGATTAACATGCCATTCCTTAGTTTTCCTACCCCCGAAACCACAATTTTGTCTTTAGCATCTACTCCAGATTCTACAACATATAAATTGTCTACGGTGGCTTTAACTTTTATAATGGAAGTTGCAACTTTATTGTCTTCCCCTAAAATAAACATCATGATATTTCCTTGTTGTTCATAGGTTGCTTCTTGTGGAATTACAGTTACATTTTTATATACTGTTGGAATTTGAATTTTACCACTATTCCCATTGGTTAATAGTTGGTTTGGATTATCAAAAACCGCTCTTAAACTAACAGTCCCTGTGCTTTTGCTAACTTGTCCGGTACTGGTTTCAATTTTGCCTTTTTCCGAATATGCAGTGCCGTTAGCTAAAATTAAACTGATTTCAGAATAATTAGCCAGCTTTTGCTTTAGGTTTTCTCCTTCTGCATTTTGTAAAAAGTCTAAATATTGAGTTTCATTTAAACTAAAAAAGGCATATACCTTACTAATATCACTAACGGTGGTTAATGATTTTTGGTCATTTGGGCTAACTAATGCGCCTTCCCTATAATTAATTGCTCCAACATATCCATCTACAGGACTTTTTATAGTTCCGTAGCCAATATTTGCAGAGACACTACTATAATTAGCTTTGGCCTGCGCTAAATTAGCTTTTGCGGTTTCTAACTGGACAGGGCTAATAATATTTTTTTCTACTAATGGTATTAATTTATTTACCTCTACTTGCGCAACATCCACACGCGCTTGTGCAGCTCCTGCATCTTGATTTAAAGACTGTGTTTCTAATTTAAATAACACTTGTCCTTTACGTACTTTTTGACCCTCGTCTACTAATACTTTCTGAATATATCCTGAAGTTTTAGCTCGAACATCGCTGTTTATTACACCCTCGATTGTGGTTGGGTATTCCTGAAAACCTGTTACCGTTTTCTTTTGTATTTGAGCTACTGGAAAAGGTGCAGGCGGTGCTTCGGCAACGGGTTTGTTTTCTTCATTGGTTCCACAACCAAGAATAGCTAAGAACAAACCCAATGATAGTGCTGTATATAGTTTATTATATTTCATTTTGCTTAAAATTAAATCTGAAATTGATTGTCTGTTAACTTTGTTTTTAATATTTCTATTGATGCCGAGGCTTCTTTAATATATTTGATATAATCATTATGGAATTCCAAATCAAACTCATCTTCCTTCGAGGTGGTTTCTAAATCATTTATAGATTTTTTATAATTTTTGATTTCTAAATGAAGTTCTTTCTCTTCGTTCCATGAAGTCATCATTTTTTCTATATGTTGAATGATGATATATTTATTAATTATAAAATATTTTTTGCGGTCTCCAGTTTTAGTGAAATAGATGATTTTATTTAAGTCTTGTAAATGATTAAGGTGCGTGGAAATGGTGCTTTTGCTTGCACAAAGAATAGATACCATGTCTTCAAAAGTGGCTCCTTTTTTTCCTGTAAGAATAATATACGATAGTATTCGCGCAGCTACTGGGGCTAGTTGGTCCCTAGTTTCTAAATGCACACCTAGTCTTTCAACTAAAGCCATTTTTTCTTTGCAGACGTCATCTTTCATTTTTGAATATTTTAATACTGTTTTTAGAAATTAAAAATCTTTGAGCAGTAAAAATCCCCTGCAAATATAAATTTAGGTTCGGAACAAACCGAACTATACGAAGTTAAGTTCTTGTTAAAGTATACTTCGGGAAATAATTA
It encodes:
- a CDS encoding efflux RND transporter permease subunit is translated as MLKTFIERPVLSTVISIIIVVLGVISISSLPIEEYPDIAPPTIKVTASYPGANAETVLESVIIPIEEQINGAEGMTYITSTASNNGTAEITVYFNQEMDADIAAVNVQNRVARANPLLPQEVIQTGVTTQKQETSALMFISMYTDNEDYDATFIQNYLKINVIPAMQRISGVGDVSVFSQQDYAMRIWLKPEKLAAYNLIPSDISAALKEQNLEAAAGSLGQNNGEAFSYTLTYSGRFKEEKQYGDIVIKALGNGEFLRLNDVATIELDAQSYSSNAMSMGKPAVFMGIFQTKGSNAQEIIENIKTTLESVERDLPEGLSIFVPYDTSLFLNASIEKVITTLLEAFLLVFLVVFIFLQDFRSTLIPAIAVPVSIIGTFFFLNVFGYSINLLTLFALVLAIGIVVDDAIVVVEAVHAKLDEGEKNAKTATLTAMNEISGAIISITLVMAAVFIPVTFVTGPTGVFYEQFGVTLIIAILISAVNALTLSPALCALLLKPHKEDEEVKGKSPLKRFYTLFNRGFNATVDKYGKSLQFLYKRKWVPVLLLILAVVGIFWASNTTPTGFVPNEDRGIIFANIELPAGASLDRTDAVSRELYGKINGINGIEAVNFIKGRSLISGAGSNYSFGIIKLENWDEREDPSLSAQAITGKLFGAVSTMANANIIFFSPPSIRGFGNSSGFEINLLDKFGGEFTDLDKANKEFTMALMQHPEIKYAQSSFNTNYPQYEMEVNVPLAKEKGVPINSIFSTLQGYIGGIYASDFSRFGKQFRVYIQALPNDRADVEDLNSMYVRTDSGEMTPITQFVKLERVYGPQSVTRFNLFNSTMISGATNDGFSTGDAIRVIEEEVAKLPSNYTVAYSGLTREEVNAGNQTTFIFILSILFVYFLLSAQYESYLLPFAVIFSLPFGVFGAYISTKFLGLENNIYFQIALIMLIGLLAKNAILIVEFALQRRKNGESIVDAAIHGAKSRLRPILMTSFAFILGLMPLVLAKGVGSEGNNSIGTGAVGGMLIGTLLGVFVIPVLFILFQWLQEKVSSKPTVQTIED
- a CDS encoding Arm DNA-binding domain-containing protein, whose amino-acid sequence is MALTLSLRISENYKTCYRFIGQYVLEKDWDKDAGKVKRTHPNSKKLNNYLMKKLTEANDIYFDSKIELTTKQVKQKWLSFRKLWNYQFLILPFDRAIDFYCTDVLGDAPCKFQAL
- a CDS encoding IS1595 family transposase — translated: MSNDKVSVVVASGRNGGRTMLVAKIGRIDAESVQNTIGGLIAPGNVLCSDSHPSIIKWARDNELEHHTFVASRQHVKDRCYHVQHVNSRDNRYERWVKKFYGVSTKYLRGYLNWFVFLEKIKKSALQGLELARCVAKNIGAIKIYSSIERKYEKLIVPQLSKR
- a CDS encoding efflux transporter outer membrane subunit; this translates as MKLYVKRRNLSKGGLVLVVVLTLQSCFVAQDYIRPELEIQTEALYRTDNLPTDSVSIAEISWKTLFKDQYLQHYIEEGLQNNMDVRIAIQQMIAAEAYAKQGKAGYLPSINANTSITHQIWSKNSQFGAFLRSTSIDEYELSGSLSWEADIWGKIRSNKRATQAAYLQSAAAHQAVKTQLISSIANTYYNLLALDAQLEVTKETIVTRESSVETIKALKDAGQVTQVAVEQNIAQFNNAKALQVDIETAIFETENTLSILLGKVPQYFERSSLDIQKVEQDIILGVPAILLGNRPDVMASEYNLIQSFELTNVAKSNLYPSLKLTAAGGFQSLELDKLLNANSLFATIAGGLTQPLLNKRALRTQKEVAIAKQEEALLQFKKILLIAGSEVSNALFSYESETKKFEFRKNEVEALRIAEANSEELLKNGYANYLDLLTARESALNAELNIVDSKLQQLVSIVDLYEALGGGWK
- a CDS encoding efflux RND transporter periplasmic adaptor subunit; its protein translation is MKYNKLYTALSLGLFLAILGCGTNEENKPVAEAPPAPFPVAQIQKKTVTGFQEYPTTIEGVINSDVRAKTSGYIQKVLVDEGQKVRKGQVLFKLETQSLNQDAGAAQARVDVAQVEVNKLIPLVEKNIISPVQLETAKANLAQAKANYSSVSANIGYGTIKSPVDGYVGAINYREGALVSPNDQKSLTTVSDISKVYAFFSLNETQYLDFLQNAEGENLKQKLANYSEISLILANGTAYSEKGKIETSTGQVSKSTGTVSLRAVFDNPNQLLTNGNSGKIQIPTVYKNVTVIPQEATYEQQGNIMMFILGEDNKVATSIIKVKATVDNLYVVESGVDAKDKIVVSGVGKLRNGMLISPQETSFEDAIKPVATLFKN
- a CDS encoding GbsR/MarR family transcriptional regulator, producing the protein MKDDVCKEKMALVERLGVHLETRDQLAPVAARILSYIILTGKKGATFEDMVSILCASKSTISTHLNHLQDLNKIIYFTKTGDRKKYFIINKYIIIQHIEKMMTSWNEEKELHLEIKNYKKSINDLETTSKEDEFDLEFHNDYIKYIKEASASIEILKTKLTDNQFQI
- a CDS encoding bifunctional metallophosphatase/5'-nucleotidase, with the protein product MKLNICFINDVHGYIAPHPELFYNETGEVVESAGGYAHIAGFMEELRKENPNTLFFDGGDTLHGTKPMVDSSGKAVVPILNALKLDALVGHWDFAYGPDRLKEIDSLLDFPVLGCNVFSEDGSNFLLPTAIFEKAGLKIGVIGISAMIVDKVMPEKMSKGLKFTSGLDEIPGHIKELKANGSDMIILLSHNGFPQDVELLKKVEGIDICLSAHTHNRIYKAIEVNGTRIIQCGCHGSFLGRFIIDVEDKKIEAYNYELVKVDASLPKSTEVDSMVQDILNPYQEMSTVAIGSTTEILHRYNTINSTLDELLLRAIIHSTNTDIAFSNGWRYGAPIPKGNITENNLYNIAPMNPPVSTVELTGTEIKELLEENLERTFCCNPLGQMGGYVKRCLGLQVNMRIENPKGHRIQEIYYKGSHIDFNKIYKVGFVTTQGVASKYGKNRKNHDKNAVEAMKDYLNKYPDFTPNKTGSYRLV